Part of the Phragmites australis chromosome 23, lpPhrAust1.1, whole genome shotgun sequence genome is shown below.
ACGCCATAACTGCTGGTACAATTTAGACTTCACACAGCACCGCGAGTTGACCAAATGATAACGCCTACAATAGAAAGCTACTACAAGCTACAGAACTCGAGCAACAAGTCTCTAACAAGCAACCTAATCTGCAGCAAAATAACAGCAACTATATGCATCCCGTAAAAAAAAGGAGTTTCACGGCAAGCTTCTCGTTTTCCAGTAAGGCGGATGCTTCTCAGGCAACAAATCCACATGAAGGAGCATCTTCCGCGCACTCATTTTGTCCAGAGTTTGGATACAGCAATAACAAACGCTCTAAGGACAAGCCAAAATAggttttcctctttcttctgcTGCGCCTTCGAAGTTCTCCTGCAGGCCAGAATGAGGAACAGCATATTCAAACATTAAAAAAGTGCCATCTACTCAAATGTACCGAACTAAAAAGAAATACTTCTAGGTTCTTGATACACAGATATGAGTTTCAATTCCACCACCTAAGGTGAAATATAAAATTGTGAATTTGGTCCTAAAGACCGTAATGCCTCCAAACAATGCACCAACTAAAAGGTTAACAAATGATCTTACAGGAAATGCAGACCCGCCTGAGCTCAGTTCAATTAACAATAATGGAGCACCTGCTGGCATGTCATTTTGTAATTACTTCGGGCTAAATTTGGATCTTCAACATGTTGCCCCGAAGCCCACATTGCTTAAACTAAGAATGGTTGTGGAATGAACTACATGATATATAACACTACAATGTTCTGGGGTGCACTCATGAGGAACAGAGTTACAAATCAGTTCAAATTCTATGTAATGGTTCCAACAATACCTCTACAGGGTGTAATGATGTATGTCTCTAACTTTAATGTATAAGCACTGTGAAGAAAACATGGGGAAACATTGACTAACCTAATATACTGTGGCCGGTTGTGATGTATGAAGGAAATTATAAACAGTAAGTATGCAACGCAAAGTTAGAAGGCAAAGTGCATGCCTGCTGATCGTGGTGCTTGTTTCTTGTTCATGACTTGCATCGCTTGCCTCGACCTCCTCCTTTGTGAACCCAGAcgttgatttcttcaattcacTTTCATCTACCTGTAAAACACTGTTCTTGTCTTCCATTTGCAACAATCCCTATAGAGAAGCAGAATAGTATGAGGTGGATATGTTGAAATCAAGTAAATAGAGTATATAACCAGCCAATGTCTAACAAAATTTCTCTCACAACGAACACCATACAAGAGTTGTTTAAATTCTCTCACACCTGTCACTGAGGGGCCGGGGTGAAGACAAAAAGTACCCCAAAAAATATACGCGTACTATGCATTTCCGTTGAATAACTTTACCATTTCTGGCAAACTCTAGCAGCAAATGGGGGGATTTAATATTGAGCTACTTGCTCTAAAACAGCTTAAAAAGGTGGACAAGAACCAAATTTCCAGATTTCAACATAACTAAGTTATGCATGCTGCATGTGACAAATAGCTCTATAAAAATCTCTATGCCCATGCTCTACATGCTGTGTAGTGAGGAATGCATTGTACATCAGTTAACAGCAGATTCCATCACGAGAAGCTATCTACACATGAATGGAAGGGCACAAATCCAGTTGTGGGTTGTAATGTGACGCACCAACAAGTTATGCTGCCACAAGCACATCAAACCAATCACTTCTGTAATTCTGCCATTTGGTGCTATTGCATATTGCAACAAACATGATGGGCGCAGAGAGATAACATGTTGTTTGAAATATAGATGTTGCATATTGCAAAATTCTCAAAGAAAAACGACATACTAACCTCTGTACCCAATGATGGATGAGAGTCAGGACTTTCTAAGTTTTCTTGCTCATGAAGGCTGGCATCAAGCAATGATTGCTCAAAGTCATCTTGCAACCTGTGTACTTTAGACAGTTCAACAGTTTTGGTTGTGTCTTCAGTCTCTGGACTATTTGTACTCGAGTTAAAACCATCCATTGGATCAGCAGATATTGTAGAACTGAACTGGTCGTCTATGATCTGGGCATTGTCACTGGATACACTTGTTTGAAGAACACCATTGGTTTCCGCCAGGAGGTGTTCTTCACTAACGTCACTATCAGTTGTGACACCATGACTATCATTAGGTAATGTCCCATGCTCTCTTAAAAGTGCACCATTTGTTTCATAAATAGCACAAGGTTCTGGGGAAAGAATAACTCCATCAGCAACACTACTGGCTGTCCCCTCATGAGCATCCCCCAGACTGTCTAGCACAATGTCTTTATCTGAATCAGAAACATGAGAAAATGAAGGGGCTTGCTCTTCAGAACTGTTCAGGTCCATCTCTCTTGAATTCTCCCATGAAACTTCATCTTGTTCCTCAAGGCTTGTATGCAAGCATGTCGTACCTGCTGCATTTCCAGTTAGGACAGCACCATTCAGAACACCAGTCTCTATTATATTAGATGATCCCAGCAGTGTTTGAGCGCTGATGGCATTCCTTTGCAATGAAATTAATTCCTCACTGTTGGATATTTTGGACACAGAATCCTTCCCAGCTTGATTACCATCAGAAGTATCTAAGATCGCTACATTGTCTTGGCCCAATTCATGCTTCATGGATAACTCCGAAGAAGCAGTGCAATCTTCAAAACTCAGCGTCGTAGCATTCAAACCACCAGGACCAAGAACTCTGTTCTCTTGGATGATATCTCTCACAATCTCACGAACTATATAATATGAACCTCCAACTTCCTTATGTGTAAGGTTAACTGACGGGAATTTTCCATCATTTGAAACTCGGTAGCTGGAACAGAACAATAACAATGTCAATTGGGTTACCAcgccaataaaaaaaaatatgcacaAGTAATTACATACAGACAGGCAAAAGTGAAATTCTACATTCCAGAAACCCACGACTCGTATAGAGAAAACAAATTAATCAAGATTTTATGTTTTAGGTAAAAATGGCTCGATGCAGTATCACAACGAAGACCAACTCTGGATACGAGAGTCCCAACACGGTGGTTTTCCCCTACTGCCCATAGGAGACACTGGCTACTTCATTTCAGTACCAATCGGAGTGAGCATGCAAATAAAATGTTGTCGATCTATAATCCACTGCAGATACGCAGGAATCCAAACGCAAGAAGAGCAACCATGAGGTAATGCGTGTGCTACGCAAGGCCAACAAACGTAGCCACTAGTATGAAAGATAAACGACAGCGCAAGAGAGATCGGTTCAGTACCTGTTGATGAAGGACTCGACCaactccctcctctcctccttggTCTTCCGCACCCGCGGCGGCCGCTTCTCCTGCACGCAGCACCGCGCCACGCCGACCCCCCGGACCCTGCCTCCGCCGTGTGCCGTCCCCCGAGCCGGATCGGacggcgcgccgccgccgccgaaccGCCCGAGGACGGACGGCTGCGCGGCGACCCAGGAGACGCTCCCCGTGGCGGCCTGCATCCCCTCCAAGAATcaccgcggccgccgccacccgGGGCTCATACAAGCCAACCAGCAAAGGGAGAAGGCGCACGAAACCAAGCCACGGTGAGATCGTAGCCCAAGAAACAGCCGGATGAACCCCGGCCGCAGCCCAAGAACGAAAGAagcgcagcgccgccgccgccgcggcgcagGAAGCGAGGAACGCACAGAGCGGGAGGGCAAGGGAGCCCCACCGGCCAGGGAAAGGGCAAGGGGGGCGGCGGGGAGATGCGGAAATGGAGGGTTTTGCCTGGGGTTTTGGAGGCGATTGGGTTGGCTAGGAGATGGAATTGGGGGAGGCGCGTAAAAGGCGACAAGATTGGGGTTTTCGGAGGGGCCGGGAACGGCTGCTGCTTACGAGTGGTCGCCGTCGGCCTCTCTCCTTGGTTTTCTCGATCATACATTTTTCTACTTTTTTGGTTTTaggtttctcttcttttcagtAACTTAAACCCTTTTCAACATTTTCAGTCACCtggtctttaaaaaaaaatccagtcACAAAGATTGCAGAATGTTTTAACGTAGTATACCATTTTAACAAGGGAAAATACCATTTAACGGCCATCAACTATGAGATCGGTTTGATTTTCAACCCTTGTATACAAAACTGCTCACTTTTCAGTTCTTAACAGTTAAAATCGTTCCCTAGTCAAATTTGGTTCTAGGTTTTGGGTGACACGGTGACCTGGCCCAAAGGATGAagtaattttaaaatttaaaaaaatagtaaatggctttaaaaattcttggagatttcagaaaaattgttgaaaacatttttttcgTTTTGACAAAACTTGCTGCAACTTTCAGTTCTATTTCCAAAGTTTATAGTCCAGCTTAACAGCACTTTCAGAAGATTGTCGTTCTAACGCTACTCTTACTTTAAAAGCTATGTTAAATATTAGTTTctgataatatatttataactgAATTAGGTACCTTTGAGATCAAAGATCGAGCAGAAAATAAAATACGCGATGTAGACAGGTTCAAGACCCCGGTGCGGAGTAATACCTTACGTCATatgtggatgatgttgtatatatagctacctcgagtacaagcaatgtggctaaacctattacaatggaCCGGATCCTAAATTAATCTAAGGTTGAAGTCGTCGAGTATCTTCGATGACTATGGTCTTGGTGCTATTTGCGTCGAGTTGAGTATGCATTCGTCCTCTTCCTGGGGTGTGAGTCCCCGCCTTATTTAAGGGTTTTGGCGCTGTCTTGGATCCAttcgtagtcgatagggagttattTGTCTTATTGGCCAAGGCAAGGCAGCCGAATCCATCCTGGATACTAGTTGTACTCGAGTCGGTTAACCTGATTGAGACCTTCCCAGTATAGGTTCTTCCCCAAGTATACCAGGTCGTGTAGATTCAGGTCTATAACATTTGGAGTTGGTTAAAGATGTGTATGATGTACACAATCTGTATATGGTGTACtccttatgtgtatatatgtgcatatcATATATTTAGATACTCGATaatagccccctaactctgctcAGCAGGGAGGGCTTCCACAAGCGCCCACTCTAGTTCTGCCAAGtctaagcttggtcgagtaagaTGGATCAAGCTTGTAGTCGAAAGAATCGATCAAAGAAAGTCATATtttgagtatcgagtggaaacacaatTAAGTAGAGCACCCTACCATTGTCTGCACTCGAGCCTCAAGAAAGGCTTGAAAACTCGACTGATCGACACCCAACtctaagtagagttaaaaagaaatctCCAAAAATTGAACCATTGGGTATAAGCGCAATTAATGCATGCGGATGGACGTGCAAAGATTCGTGTAATGCCATCATCCCACCTTTCACACCAAATGAGATGCCACGGTAACGGGAGTAGTTGCCAAAGAAATGGTAAGTACTAGGCTATTTATCAATACGAACTTGGACTATAGCCATTCTTTCATCCTCTTGCCGCCAGCCTTCTTCTTCAAGCTCTCATCTTTCTCCGCCCAAACATGCGCCGCCGCGAAGAAACCTAGCTCCATGACTTCCAACCCCTCTGCGAAGGTGCTACTCCTTCCTCGCCTGAGAAGAAATTCGACGCAAATGCCGTCGACGCTTCTCCCCAGCAATTGGACGAGATGAGGCTCCTAACTGACATCTGGTCAATTTTGACTATGCAAGAATCAAAACTCCAGAATCTAGAGGCCGAAGGAATCGTTCCTCCTCGCAAGCTAGCCAACTGGAGGTCGTCATCtggtgaggaattcccatccTGCCAATTCGATCATGAAATTGTGATTTTTGAATCACTTTTCCAATGTGGTTTCAACATTCCCCCTTCCAAGTTCCTTCTTACCATACTCGACTACTACCAAATCGAGCTTCACCATTTGAATCCGAACTCGATCACCATACTTAGTGCATTTGTCCACTTGTGTGAAGCCTTCGCCGGTATCGCGCCGAGCTTGAATTTGTTTTAGTACTTTTATCATCTGAAGAGGAATACTGAGAACAAAAGTGTTGGAGGCTGTGGTTTCCAGCTACggaatggaatgaagaattcctatatcctAGTTTCGTTAACCTCCTCCTGACAAAAAGATTGGGAAAACATTAGTTTTACATCTCTAACCCCAACCCAGTCAATTCTCCCTTAGTTTCTAAAGGCCTCCATCCCCAAACCAAATTCGTCCTGGTCGATGAAGCACCGTGAGTCTGACCACACTGCCCATTATGTCAAGAATATCGGTGAACTTAGATAAAGTGGCTTAACCAGGTAgcatgtggccaaagacttcattagtcaGAGGTCGTGTCCTTTGAAAGCACGGAATCATTTCGCATGGGATTATGCTGGAGACAGTTAGAGCTCTCGGGAAACGACCGGATGTAAGATGTAGATAGCATTTGCTGCTTCTATTGTCGCCGTCGAACTCTTTCGAGTGACACTTTCTTCTGTCTTTTTCAACCCTGTCCCTGCAAGATATTACAGCTCGACTGAGCAAATTATTTTTTGAAGAAGCACAACCATGCTCGATTCAGCCCTACTCCCTCATGAATCCTCAACCATCGGTGAGAATCTTCTTGAGTAAGCATGTAATGTTGATTATTGCTTGTTCAACCTGATTGACTTATATGGTTCTAGGTTCCAACCTTCCCTCAAGAGGACAACATCCAAACGACTGAGGTACTTGTTCTCGAGGATACCTCCTCCTCTAGTGCCAACGACAAACGAAGCCCTCACCCCGCACCCAGTGCTGCTACGAAGAGGCTAAGGACAAGGGGAAAGCGTCAGTCGAGCCAGAGTCTAAAGGGTCTCCTCGATCCAGGAAATTGTCTCTGCCATCTGACCCATCGTCCCTCAAGTGCATGCTAACAAGAAGTCAACTGGTACAAAAATCAAGT
Proteins encoded:
- the LOC133906326 gene encoding uncharacterized protein LOC133906326 — its product is MQAATGSVSWVAAQPSVLGRFGGGGAPSDPARGTAHGGGRVRGVGVARCCVQEKRPPRVRKTKEERRELVESFINSYRVSNDGKFPSVNLTHKEVGGSYYIVREIVRDIIQENRVLGPGGLNATTLSFEDCTASSELSMKHELGQDNVAILDTSDGNQAGKDSVSKISNSEELISLQRNAISAQTLLGSSNIIETGVLNGAVLTGNAAGTTCLHTSLEEQDEVSWENSREMDLNSSEEQAPSFSHVSDSDKDIVLDSLGDAHEGTASSVADGVILSPEPCAIYETNGALLREHGTLPNDSHGVTTDSDVSEEHLLAETNGVLQTSVSSDNAQIIDDQFSSTISADPMDGFNSSTNSPETEDTTKTVELSKVHRLQDDFEQSLLDASLHEQENLESPDSHPSLGTEGLLQMEDKNSVLQVDESELKKSTSGFTKEEVEASDASHEQETSTTISRRTSKAQQKKEENLFWLVLRAFVIAVSKLWTK